One part of the Tachyglossus aculeatus isolate mTacAcu1 chromosome 26, mTacAcu1.pri, whole genome shotgun sequence genome encodes these proteins:
- the FOXA3 gene encoding hepatocyte nuclear factor 3-gamma — protein MLGSVKMETHELADWSAYYPEANEVYPAVGAMPPSLSPVNSYMTLSPLATPAALNMPYGPGGLTSSPLPGLGPPPASPLGLPATAAATAGPGLAPLGPQPPAAPLGPLVPYPGAGPPAGPPGLAYPAGVARPKDAGAKTYRRPLAHAKPPYSYISLITMAIQQAPGKMLTLNEIYQWIMDLFPYYRENQQRWQNSIRHSLSFNDCFVKVARSPDKPGKGSYWALHPGSGNMFENGCYLRRQKRFKIDDKAKKPPGAKVAEGGEGPGPAGAGEGAEPEPAELPAGAAEDSPPRASPRASPAALGAPHYFPGLDLVGDLKMDAQYNFNHPFSITNLMSSEQGSKVDLKGYEQALAYGSYGPSPAATASAAAAATAADAKLGYEAAAAPLGEAGTYYQSLYTRSLLNAS, from the exons atGCTGGGCTCCGTGAAGATGGAGACCCACGAGCTGGCCGACTGGAGCGCCTACTACCCCGAGGCCAACGAG gTCTACCCAGCCGTAGGTGCCATGCCGCCCAGCCTGAGCCCCGTCAACTCCTACATGACCCTGAGCCCGCTGGCCACCCCAGCCGCCCTGAACATGCCCTACGGCCCCGGAGGGCTCACCTCCTCGCCGCTGCCCGGGCTgggcccgccccccgccagccCGCTGGGGCTCCCGGCCACCGCCGCGGCCACCGCCGGCCCGGGCCTGGCCCCGTTGgggccccagccccccgccgccccgctcGGCCCTCTTGTGCCCTACCCAGGCGCGGGGCCACCGGCCGGACCCCCGGGGCTGGCCTACCCGGCGGGGGTGGCACGCCCCAAGGACGCGGGCGCCAAGACCTACCGCCGGCCGCTGGCTCACGCCAAGCCGCCGTACTCCTACATCTCGCTCATCACCATGGCCATCCAGCAGGCGCCCGGCAAGATGCTGACGCTCAACGAGATCTATCAGTGGATCATGGACCTGTTCCCCTACTACCGTGAGAACCAGCAGCGTTGGCAGAACTCTATCCGCCACTCGCTGTCCTTCAACGACTGCTTCGTCAAGGTGGCCCGCTCTCCGGACAAGCCCGGCAAGGGCTCCTACTGGGCGCTGCACCCCGGCTCGGGCAACATGTTCGAGAACGGCTGCTACCTGCGGCGCCAGAAGCGCTTCAAGATCGACGACAAGGCCAAGAAGCCGCCCGGCGCCAAGGTGGCcgagggcggggaggggccggggccggccggggccggggagggggccgagCCCGAGCCGGCGGAGCTGCCGGCGGGGGCCGCGGAGGACTCCCCGCCCCGGGCCTCCCCCCGGGCTTCGCCGGCCGCCCTGGGCGCCCCCCACTACTTCCCCGGCCTGGACCTGGTGGGCGACCTCAAGATGGACGCCCAGTACAACTTCAATCACCCGTTCTCCATCACCAACCTCATGTCCTCCGAGCAGGGCAGCAAGGTGGACCTGAAGGGCTACGAGCAAGCCCTGGCCTACGGCAGCTACGGCCCCTCCCCGGCGGCCacggcctccgccgccgccgccgccacggccGCGGATGCCAAGCTCGGCTACGAGGCGGCCGCGGCCCCGCTCGGGGAGGCTGGGACTTACTACCAGAGCCTGTACACCCGCTCTCTGCTCAATGCCTCCTAA
- the IRF2BP1 gene encoding LOW QUALITY PROTEIN: interferon regulatory factor 2-binding protein 1 (The sequence of the model RefSeq protein was modified relative to this genomic sequence to represent the inferred CDS: deleted 1 base in 1 codon) produces MAAGAASRRQWCYLCDLPKMPWAMVWDFSEAVCRGCVNFEGADRIELLIDAARQLKRGHVLPEGRSPGPPGHKPGGGGGGGGAASKEPGGPPSSAGEPGRDRYGGERARGGGPSAAGAPVEYSLSPRLPNGLGRNEEGEGGASRHSPTARRALVGPVPAGLVTPGLLAAVSGLGGRGLALPAPAGPGRPAYGDFEKEKQRSAECLAELNDAMRGRAEEWHGRPKPVREQLLALSACAPFNVRFKKDHGLVGRVFAFDAAARPPGYEFELKLFTEYPSGSGNVYAGVLAVAKQMFQDALKEPGKVISSGFKYLEYEKRHGSGDWRQLAELLTESVRSFKEPAPPEALPQQFLDGACAAAAAAAAAAGGPPPALCGLRGPALARPPPPRRRRASPEPEGEGPGKLTGEEQQQRQQHWGLYPGLAPLAEAAGAPTPIAALKNVADALGQSPKESNAVHSTTPGGRQSSASPVSPAQHRLVTRNGDLPAPSSSSSSSSSSSSSSSGSSSSAAASVASSAAGGGHGQEAAGVPDSSGPAPGAPLCCTICRERLEDTHFVQCPSVPGHKFCFPCSREFIKAQGPAGEVYCPSGDRCPLVGSSVPWAFMQGEIATILAGDVKVKKERDP; encoded by the exons atggcggcgggggcggcgtcGCGTCGCCAGTGGTGCTACCTGTGCGACCTGCCCAAGATGCCGTGGGCCATGGTGTGGGACTTCAGCGAGGCCGTGTGCCGCGGCTGCGTCAACTTCGAGGGCGCCGACCGCATCGAGCTGCTCATCGACGCCGCCCGCCAGCTCAAGCGGGGCCACGTGCTGCCCGAGGGCCGCTCGCCCGGGCCCCCCGGCCACaagcccggcggcggcggcggcggcggcggcgcagcCTCCAAGGAGCCCGGCGGGCCCCCCTCCTCCGCCGGGGAACCGGGCCGGGACCGCTACGGCGGCGAGCGCGCCCGAGGGGGCGGGCCCAGCGCCGCCGGGGCCCCCGTCGAGTACAGCCTGAGCCCCAGGCTGCCCAACGGGCTGGGCCGCAACGAGGAGGGCGAGGGCGGCGCCAGTCGCCACAGCCCCACGGCCCGGCGGGCCCTGGTGGGCCCGGTGCCCGCCGGCCTGGTCACCCCGGGGCTGCTGGCGGCCGTGTCCGGGCTGGGCGGGCGCGGGCTGGCGCTGCCcgccccggccgggcc cgggcggccggCCTACGGCGACTtcgagaaggagaagcagcgcagcgCCGAGTGCCTGGCGGAGCTGAACGACGCCATGCGAGGGCGGGCGGAGGAGTGGCACGGGCGCCCCAAGCCCGTGCGCGAGCAGCTGCTGGCGCTCTCCGCCTGCGCCCCCTTCAACGTCCGCTTCAAGAAGGACCACGGGCTGGTGGGCCGCGTCTTCGCCTTCGacgccgccgcccgcccgccgggcTACGAGTTCGAGCTGAAGCTGTTCACGGAGTACCCGTCCGGCTCGGGCAACGTCTACGCCGGCGTGCTGGCCGTGGCCAAGCAGATGTTCCAGGACGCGCTCAAGGAGCCGGGCAAGGTCATCTCGTCCGGCTTCAAGTACCTGGAGTACGAGAAGCGGCACGGCTCCGGCGACTGGCGCCAGCTGGCCGAGCTGCTGACCGAGAGCGTGCGCAGCTTCAAGGAGCCCGCGCCCCCCGAGGCCCTGCCCCAGCAGTTCCTGGACGGGGcctgcgccgccgccgccgccgccgccgccgccgccggggggccgccccccgccctctgCGGCCTCCGCGGCCCGGCGctggcccggcccccg cccccccgccgccgccgcgcctCCCCCGAGCCCGAGGGCGAGGGCCCCGGCAAGCTGAccggggaggagcagcagcagcggcagcagcactGGGGCCTGTACCCGGGCCTGGCGCCGCTGGCCGAGGCGGCCGGGGCCCCCACGCCCATCGCGGCGCTGAAGAACGTGGCGGACGCCCTGGGCCAGTCCCCCAAGGAGTCCAACGCCGTCCACTCGACCACGCCGGGCGGCCGCCAGAGCAGCGCCAGCCCCGTCAGCCCGGCCCAGCACCGCCTGGTCACCCGCAACGGCGACCTGCCcgcgccctcctcttcctcctcctcctcctcctcctcctcctcctcctcctccggctcctcctcctccgccgccgcctcggTGGCCTCctcggcggcggggggcgggcacGGGCAGGAGGCGGCCGGGGTGCCCGACTcgtccggcccggcccccggcgcCCCGCTCTGCTGCACCATCTGCCGCGAGCGGCTGGAGGATACCCACTTCGTGCAGTGCCCGTCGGTGCCCGGGCACAAGTTCTGTTTCCCCTGCTCGCGCGAGTTCATCAAGGCGCAGGGTCCGGCCGGGGAGGTCTACTGCCCCAGCGGCGACCGTTGCCCCCTGGTGGGGTCCAGCGTGCCTTGGGCCTTCATGCAGGGGGAGATCGCCACCATCCTGGCCGGAGACGTCAAGGTCAAGAAGGAGCGTGACCCCTAG